The Lolium rigidum isolate FL_2022 chromosome 1, APGP_CSIRO_Lrig_0.1, whole genome shotgun sequence region GCGCCTACGCGCGCTGGCTCATTCCGTCCCTCGTCCCGTACGTGCCGCTCGCGTGCCACGTCCGCTTCCTGCAGACGCAGAGCATCGTCCTCCCGGTCATGGCCAGCTCCGCCGTCACCGCGCTCACCCACGTCCTCGTGTGCTGGGCGCTCGTGCACGGCGCTGGCATGGGCAGCAAAGGCGCCGCGCTCAGCGGCGCTGTATCCTACAGCGTCAATCTCGCCGTGCTGGCCCTCTACACGAGGCTGTCGGGAGCTTGCGACAGGACCTGGACTGGGTTCTCCATGGAGGCCTTCAAGGGCCTGCGCCAGTTCGCCGAGCTCGCCTTCCCGTCGGCCATGATGCTTTGGTGAGAGACACAAATCAAACTTGCAACTCTCTTTTTGCTTGGTCCTAATCACATGCATATGATTCAACCTAATCAATGGAAAATTACTGTACATATATATGTGCATGCAGCCTGGAGTGGTGGTCGTTTGAATTCCTTGTGCTGCTCTCTGGTCTTCTGCCTAATCCTAAGCTTGAAACCTCTGTCTTGTCCATATGGTAATCAAGTCAACACAACTTCTTTTTAGCATGTACCGGTACAATCTACAATGATACAACAATCCAAGAGTTTTTATTTCCTTCTTTCTAAGGTTTGCACTATTGAACCCTTGCAGTATTAATACCAGCGATCTCTTGTACATGGTGCCATTTGGTCTCTGCACAGCCATAAGGTACCGTGAGATTAACTTCACAACCACAATGTATATCTCTTTCTCCGTTTCTATATTTAATTTGATTGGTCCTTTCCTGCATACAAATTCAGTACACGCGTTTCCAATGAACTTGGTGCCGGTAGTCCTCAGGCAGCAAAGATGGCGACCAAAATAGTCATATGTATGGCCATGTCTGAAGGCTTGGTGGTCGTTGTTACAATGATTCTGCTCCGCAAGGTCTGGGGTTATATGTACAGCAATGAGGAGGAAGTTGTGACATACATGGCCCGGATGATTCCAGTTCAGGCCGTATCCTTCTTCATAGACGGACTCCATAATTCCCTTACAGGTATATATGTAGGTGAATACTCCGTGTTTTTTGACAAAGAATAATCTGGAACCATGGTGACATGATCATGTATTTCAGGTGTGCTAACTGGATGTGGTGAGCAGAAGATTGGCGCACGAGTCAATCTCGCCGCATTCTACTTGGCTGGCATCCCGTTGTCCGTGGTACTTGCATTTGTCCTGCATCTGAACGGAATGGTACGTACCATGTCAGCATCTTGTGGTACAATTAAGTAGCAATAACTTCTCTGTTCATTTGCCACATGAATGTGTCTGGTGTGCTTGCTTTCGACAGGGGCTTTGGCTCGGCATCATGTGTGGCAGCCTCACAAAGCTTTTGTTGCTCACGTGGATCGTAGTTTCAATTAACTGGGAAAAGGCTGTAAGAACTTGCAATTCGCATATCACCAGATATTTTCCTTTGTACTAAGCAATTTATGATGGATGCATCATCTTgtttttctatttgaattcaggCAATTAAGGCAAAAGACGCGGTGTTAGGATCTTCTCTTCCGGTTGCATGAAGATAATAGATCATGCCGCAAAATTGTTGTGCTTCGGTGGCACAACTAAACATGCAATCAAGCGGAATATGATTGATATGTAGAGCAGAGAGGCTTTGATTATCAAGTAATCAACATGCTTGATATTTTCAATACTTTTGAATATTTCCATGATTCATAAATATTTGATAGTTGGGTCTGTAGAAGGTTTTTGTCGTAGGACCCCATAAGGATACCACTGAAATCTTAAGAGCGGATTTTTTTTGCTCCGAGCTTCAACAGTTCATTGTACTAAAGTTTGAATTAAGCAGCTTCTCAGTTTAGTGGCTGCATGAATATGACTAAAACACCGAATTTGGTGTGCTTTCAACAAGGGCTTTGGCTCGGCATCATGTGCGGAAGCCTCACGAAGCTTTTGTTGCTCACGTGGATCGTGCTTTCGATTAACCGGAAAAAGCTTGTAAGAACTTGCAATTCTCATATCACCAGATATGTTCCTTTGTACTACAACAATTTATGATGGATGCAACATCTTGTTTTCTTATAATGTTTGTCTAGGCACATTCGGCATTAGAAATTTTAAAGAAAATTTGCTTAACCATTAAAGTGGATTTGTGAAACTTGAGTCGGGGGATAGACATCACTCAGCCCTCTTTGGGTGTACCGCTGCCATCTTTCAAGTATCGACAACAGCAGGCTGATAGAGAATAATAGTACTTTCCATGAATATGACCAATTGTTTTCTGGATATCACAATTCTGTATTTTATTTTGCTAAATATCGGAGACACATAATATGCATATGCACGACATATAACATGAGAAACTTGGTATGATGGAAATTGGTAGCATGTACACAAATTCCAAAACATGGGTAAAGCGCATCTTTGGAGCACTCCTTCGCATCAGGAAGCTTGATTGGCAAGAACAACCTATCTAAACATTATCATCTTAATTACTAGTTCATTGTGCAAGCATATTCTTGTAATTAGGTTAACAATACATGTTGCAAGAGAAGATTACTTATAAGTGCTACAGGAATGATTGCAGAAATAAATTCCAGTCATGTAGTACTGGTAAACAAGAACAAGTTGAGATACTCCAGGTAACGTAAGTTCTAAAATAACAAGCTACCTGGAGTAGTTCCTTACAAGCATGTAGTACACCAGGTAACGTAAGTTCTAAAATAACAAATACTGCACCTTTGTAGCATAAGCTCTCTCCGTAGAAGCATGAAAGAGGAATTACAGGTCCGGAGGCAGAAGCCAAATGCAACTATTGGTGACGTCCCGGTGACAGTAATGGTATCCCGATGACCTGATTCTCGGCAAATGATTTATGCCGTCGTTGGTTTTTCCGTAATACACAGTGTAGCTGCCAAGGTTCAATCTCTCTAAGCACTTCATCTCGTGACGTGGACATAATTGTTGCTCGGAGTAGTAGATATGGTTACTTTCCACCCTGCCACCACGTCGACCTGTCACGGGCATGTGTACCACCTTGCTGCATGTCGGCCCCAAGAACAAGCCATGGTCACCCAAGTTTGTTACCTCTATTGATTTGTATTTGATGCCGTCAAACTGAAATACCCTAAAATAGTGATGGTTGCAGCAGTAGATGCTTAGCGAGAACTTCATAGCGATCGCTAGCTTGCCGTGCAGCTCAAAGATGTATTTGTCGCGAGACATCTCCCAACAATCGGTCAAGATGCCCATTTCAATATGTATGTGACGCACCAAGGTGATCAGTGGAGCTCCTTTTTCATTCATGCCGATCACGAACCTGTATAGTCCATCTTGCGTGAGGCCATATAGCGTGCCATTGCAAAAGGCAATGTCAGTGAGCTCATCCACGGTAGATTCTCCTGTCGTCCACCCGTCGTCCGGGTAGCCAATCCTGCATAGCGCTACCTTGCAGCTTGTGGTGATTGCAACAAGCATGCAACTGCTTGAGGAAGGATCCTCTGAAAAGATGATCTTCCTAGTGGAGTTCTCTTCGCTGCTAATTCTGGCGTACGGGTTTAATGCTCGTCCTCTATTTGGAATGATGCTCTGTCTGGCAGAAAGCGCGATGGTTGTACCTGAGAAGACATTCCTGATGAAGAGCCGAGTGCCGGTCATGGCGGCCACCCAGCCACCATCGTAGGATCCGACGATCCGCTTGCCCCATGGAAACCCTCGAAGCGGGCGGCGCAAGGCTCTGCCATCCTCGAGGTTGTATGCCCGTGCCTTCCAGTCGTGCTTGACAACGCCCGTGGAGGGGAGTAGCAGGGGGAGAGCAGGCATCTTCAGGTGCCACGATGCGACGGTGCGCCACGACGTGCAGACTGCGGCGAAGCGGACGTGGTCGTACCGCGAGGAGCAGTAGCAACTGTAGACAATATTGAGGATGTCGCCAGAGAGATCGGACCAGCACCGTCTGCCTTGGCCGCGGCCGCCTTCGCCGGCCATTGGTTAGCCGTCGCGATCGAGACGGATGAGGTCGTGTACCTCCTTTGGCCGGTCGTGATCGTTGAATCAACGTGCGTGTTTTTTTGTATAGGTCAACAGGTGTGGAAACCTAGGCCTCTGCCCTGCTTGGACGGAACCTGTTATTTTTTGTGACAGAAATGGAATGTATGCTTATGGCATTCTAAAGAGGATTTTGAGGAAATAAAATGAAATATCATTTAACTAACCGTGCTAGGTGCATGGAATCGTTGTAAGTGAACAAATGATCCTGATCCTGGTCGCCCTTAATTAACGTATCCATGACTCCGTGCATGCGGTGGTAGACATATATGGGATTCCAACATCGAAACGTACCTGATCCCTCAGCTCGTCGGTTCAACTGCATATAGCCAAGATTTATATATTAGGTATTCGGAATCAAAAAATTCTAGCACGGCAACATAGTACACATAGGTTCACAACAACAAGAACAGTGCTATAAATTGTTCATTCTTCGTATTAGTGATAACGTCTCGAATAATTAAATTATATTGAACTTGTATGAAGAATTGACTCTCAAGAAAAGTAAACAACCAATCATTCAAGAATTGCTCCCCCACTTTATTTCTCCACTTTCACATAATTTATTGAAAAAGAAAGGACTTTCTCGACATTAGCGGTCGCCGCAGAAAAATTAGCACCAACTTATAAACTTGTAAACCATGCCATGGGAAATATACTTTTTTTTGTCTCACAAAGCATGACATAAAGGTTGCAATATTTTTTACCTTTGGAAATCAGTGTTGACGTCGAAGTTATCTTCGGTGTCGTTACGGTTTTATCCCACTTTTCACATACGTTTCGAATAGCTACACTTGTCCTGCTTCTGACTTGTTCTTGAATTTTCAgacctacaatacacaagtaaatACTTTAATAACCAATTATAAGGAGAGGATCTCAATTGGGGAATATCAAAACAGAAATGTACTTACCGACCACCGTGGGTGAACAGTCAGATGATCACTTGTGAATTCAGATGACTGTGGTGAtggcctgctgctgttctactaTGCCGCAGCGGTGAGCAATCCTACCGGAATTGAGATGCGCCGCCGTTCCAATCGACCTCGGCTTGCGCAGTGCCGGTGAGGCCTGCAGCGTCAGGCGTGAGGCGACGGACAGCGGGGCGGGGGCCGGCGGGAGCGCGGAAATTGATTGTGTTTGCAGCACGGACTGTGGCGGAGCGCCTGGAGACGGGCGGTGGCACGGGCGCAGAAAAGCCGGCAGGCGTCGGCGGTTGTCGATCGGGATTCAGGACAAGGAAGAGGAGTGGTTTGCGTCGACATGGGCGTAGCGGTTCGCATTTGAATCCTCTGATTGATGGGAGGAGGTAGGTGGATCGGTGGCAGCCCAACAGGAAAAAATGCCCGGTGGAAGCCCAGATTCAGGATCTTGGCCCAGGGTCGAACGGCTGGCCAGCGGGATTTTTAGATTTACGAGTTTAACAATTTTCTTTGAATATGACAGAAGAACAATACCACGTAGGTACATGCATATAGGAGCTTATATACTGAaaaaattgccaaaaatattaggtATTCATTGCATACCCATCAATAGTTTCTAGCTCCGCTCATGCTGCATGCATCGGTGTCTAATAATACGGACATACTCGTACACTGTACACCACCGGACTTGTAGCTAGCTGGACATGTTTGTTAGAGTATGTTGTAACCTTGTACGTGTACAGTATACGAAGTAGTACTCCAATCGTACCCTCACCTCTCTTGTATGGCCATGCAGGGGCTTTTTCTATATAACATGTAACTGATGGTGATGGTGTACAGTATATGAAGTAGTGCTCCAATCGTAGGCGCACCTCTCTTGTATGGCCATGGAGGGGGCTTTTCCTATATAACATGCAACTGATGGCCCGAAAGGTTACGtatttgttgtgggtatactttatgggtatatcaacagcatggcctagatccggtaaACCCGGGTCGCCCATAGACAGTGATAGTGGCAtacggcccatcgggcggccaagttgttgtagatcaagatggatgaagtccaacccagataacaggagccggatcttaaccgCCATATGATGATAGTCGGATCtgagaaggcccatgaagtatccggatctaaTACGGCGCATAAGGAAAGGTgggtccttgacgtacacggcaatgtaatattccataattaggcatcttgtattccggctagaactctccgtgtaaaccctagatccgagcgcctttataagccggatcctgggagccctagaggcacaaccacaacttattgtaataacgcgaaagcgcccagataattccagacaagcagcagtatgccctgttgaaagaacatctctcacaatgtgttttgtgtgtttgatgtcaatgcatgtgatacactaatgtttgatgaagtggtgcaggaattatatagatacatgtatatgagtgacgtgtgtggaaaaacgagtcaaaagaaaacagaaaaagtttcaccaggccggataatccgggccgatatttgcaaaatatccggcccccaatttCTGGCTAAGGACTAGAGGAAATGTGGCTCTGTACAAGGGCCGGATtattggccggacatttggccggatttgcCCCAAGACCAGATAATCCGGGacagatatttccaaaatatctggCCCCCCAAAAATCGTCTAAGGACCAGAGGCAATGTGGCTCAGTACAAGGGCCGGATTATTGGCCGGACATTTTCCCGGATTTGCCCCAAGACCGGATAAtctgggccggatatttccaaaatatccggccccccaaaaATCGTCTAAGGACCAGAGGCGACGCGGCTCAGTACTTCCCTGGGCATAGGCCAGACTTTTGGCcagacatttggccggattttccccagGGCCGGAATTTTggtgggggcggattatccggccccaacttaggtcggattatccggcccccgaaagtctccaacggctggattttgggggggGTTTATACcccccccccttcttctaccttgctccttgctcaatcattgaccaaaaatctgccaagcctcaccaccattagagccactccAAGAAcacaagatctcctccctcacccaaccaaagctcttgatctttggagattcgaaggagaagacaccgatctacatcctcaccgaagcgattttcatttccccctcttatgcttgagggaccctttgctagtgttcctatttggatccctagttgtttgttgttgatgtattgttgttgattgttgtgttgttacagatttgggagcatccaatttggttgtggatgtgtgccccaagaaccttgtaaaggcccggtttccgcctcgaggaaatcccttagtggaagtgggctaagccttcgtggcgttgctcacaggagacatgagtgaagtcttcgtgactgttggtctggctttcgtagcgaccacactcctccgaacgtagacgtaccttcttgcaaaggaagggaactacgggaatcaactccgtgtcttcgtgtgctccactctcggttacctctatcctttatctcctctatatattgcgtagccatATCTTTcttagtcgttgaccttgtcatatagggaaattcacatagttgcatatctagagaatttacctttgtgtcaagcctaaattgaaaaagaactaaaaattggttagcacctattcaccccccccctctaggtgcggcatacgatcctttcaattggtatcagagcctcgactcttatttcgggcttaaccgcctaagagtatgccgaatgACGAGGGTACGGAAGGGGCCGCAAAGATGGTCACCATGGATGAATTCAAGGCAATGGAAACATCCTTGAGGTCCGCCATGGAGGATCAAGTGGAaaccatgagaaaaatgattACCGAGCTTTTGTCTCTGGCTCCCCCCATTCCCCCCGTTGCTCCCGTCATAGAGGGAAAGGACAAGGATTTGCTAGAAGAGGGAGATGCGTCGTCATTACCTTCCTCTACCAAACCCTTGAATGGTGATAACTTAACCACTATTAAATCCCCCGGTACTTCTACTAGTGGAGGTATTGGATACAATAATGTGCctccgcctttcctatctccccGATATCCCGGTCcctcatcctcatataaacattcggggtgacccacctaagtttaatgttaaagacttcgatacatggcaatttgagtttcgttctcatgtttgtagtgcctccaatgaactttggagaatcatcatggagggcttcaagccctacaaccccgacaagttgactagaagagaagcggttgatagtcaactcaatgtCACGGCCTTGCACATGATCCAAACTAGTGTTGGGACAAAGGAATTGTCTCGTGTGcggaatttcaccaccgccaaggaagcttgggatggtttggccgcgagttgcattggaagtgatagcatgagaaggaacaagtacaatTCCCTttggaataaagccgaaggattcatgaggctaccggatgaagatcatgaagacatgtatggaagactcatcaccgttgccgatgctttccgcaatgtgggtgccacccacatcaatgactcttggatcaaggataagcacattgattgcatgatgccgtttgaacccattgatgtcaagactcttgttgggagagaatgctattcctctctcacctctcaacaagccgtgcacgagatgcaagccctcaaggtgctcgagcaaaactcccatgattctcgcaatcgtgccattggtatgtcaaaagggaacaatcttgccttgacggtcaattccgtggaagaagtgatccctcaagaacaatatagggcatcttggagtatgacctatccggaagacttggaattccactacaatgatcacatggccttccatgcaaaatcgttTTGGGTTGATCctaccaaggccaaggaagacaacatcaagaggaacaacaaaagtgggttcactagcttgggTCCAAAAAAAAGatcatgctacaactgtgatgacaagcgccatttcatcgctgaatgcccctatgagaatagggagactcatggtggaaggctcattcccaaggagaagagcaaagactcaaagggcaaatattcaaaggcccccaacaacaagaaattctacaacaagagcaagaagggcaagaggcctccaaggattgtgctagtgactagggaagaatattcttccgatgaagttaaaagttctagtgatgatgaagaagaaagctcaaaggaggtggccgccattgtcactaccaacattccctcttcatctctctttgaatctcccaatgagagtcctcacatcaagaatgcacattgcttcatggcaaggtccaccttggacacatctattgtgctatcaactcatgaAGAATATTCCTCCGGAGATGaggatgttgttgatgaagaagatgatgcctcaaatggattggttgctcttgcctccctctccaccaactcttcatcaccaagtgaatcccccaatgaagtcattcatgtggaggaagaaagttgcctcatggctaaatcctccgaggtatcatcccctaacccctctatgcctaacatatcaaatgatctaggggtggaccatgctagtttaaaagtgaaacaagaaatgcttgagttTGATGAGTTCATTCCTAACTTACAAGGTAACACCAAAAAGCATGTTTCTAGTCTCATGGTTCGTATTGCTAAactaaatgatactcttgagaaaaaatgtcaaatagagagagaagactctcttgaaattcatgctcttaaaaatgctcttgaggaatgtcaagaaactatagcttctcttgaaggtcctcaagataaaattaacaagctcactaaagctagagatcttgctatggctaagactaaagtgcttaaaaaggaaaaagccCAATTTGgtattgatcatgagaaacttgtgaaggatctagatgaactagacaaagctcacaaagctttgaagagtgaatacactctcctatccaagtcgtttgagcaacttcaaattaggcttgcttcatatgatgtgcctagctcaTCTACTCcttcttgtgatcatgcaaatgttattgaggaaaatgctaggttaaaggatgaacttgctaaggcctcctctccccaaagtaaacttatttggatgacctcttgagtaagcaaaggtcaaacaatgggaaggagggtctTGGTTATAATACCAAGGCTAAAAATGCTAACAAGAAAAAGGCCAAGCCCACACAAGAAAAGAAAATAGTTATCAATAATGGTGAAGCCTCTAAGGGCAAAACTATTAATGATAATGGTGCGGgatttgctaaccctcactatgttctatttaaagattattatggtgatgtctatgcaaaatatgttggcccatatgatggttatgttgcttggtatatttgggtcccaaagacccttgttgctaacaaaagaggacccattggaaaatgggtacctaaatccaagaattgatctcatgtaggactatgccgccggaggttcaaaatgggtacttgatagtggatgtacaagtcatatgaccggcggcaagaacctcgtcaaggagttgaggcccaacataaacaatatcaccgtctcctttggcgataattctacatccgaggtattgggttttggcaaggtttttGTTGCACACAacgttactcttgtggatgtcatgcttgtcaaaacccttggttacaattttctttccgtttccgcccttggcaagatgggtttcgccgtctttattgataatgatattgtggttctcttgtggagcaagactctaaaagtcgctttcgttgggtatcgcgaacataacttgtatgtggtggacttttcggggaccaccacttcaagtgcgatatgcctattcggaaaggcggatgtgggttggttgtggcatcgctgcttagcccatgtcaacatgagaactttgcaaagtcttcacaaggggaaccatattgtgggactaatggaaaatgtttcttttgccaaagatcgtgtttgtagggcttgtgttgaaggcaaaatgcatgactctccgcacccaagcaagactatcatctcctctaagaggatcttggagctccttcatgtggatctctttggtcctaccaCTCATGCAAGCTTTGGTGGGAAGAAATATTGCTTGgtaattgttgatgactattcaagatacacttgggtcttctTTCTCAaatcgaaagatgagactcaacaaatcttcattgactttgccaccgaggttcaacgccaacacaacctccttattatggcaataagaagtgacaatggctccgagttcaagaactacacactcaatgattttcttagtgatgaggggataagacatcaatattccgctgcatacaccctgatgcgcgtagatgtacacgtccgttgggaaccccaagaggaaggtatgatgcgcacagcggcaagttttccctcggaaagaaaccaaggttatcgaaccagtaggagccaagaagcacgtgaaggttgttggtggaggagtgtagtgcggcgcaacaccagtgaaaccggcgccaacgtggaacctgcacaacacaatcaaagtagtttgccccaacgtaacgagtgaggttgtcaatctcaccggcttgctgaaaacaaaggattaaacgtatcgagtggaagatggtgtttgtttgcaaagaacagtaaaaacagagattggagtagaatgtattcagatgtaaaagaatggaccggggtccacagttcactagtggtgtctctccaataagataactaacatgctgggtgaacaaattacaggcgggcaattgacaaataaagattcaatacatatcaacgatgattactatgtgatttaatcagggcattacgacaaagtacatagaccgctatccagcatgcatctatgcctaaataatccaccttcaggttatcatccgaaccccttccggtattaagttgtaaacaatagataattgcattaagtatggtgcgtaatgtaatcaacacaaatatccttagacaaagcatcgatgttttatccctagtagcaacgacacatccacaaccttagaactttactgtcaccgtcccgcattcaatggaggcatgaacccactatcgagcataaatactccctcttggagttacaagtatcaacttggccagagcctctactagcaacgagagcatgcaagaacataaacaacacatatatgatagattgataatcaacttaacataatattctatattcatcggatcccgccaaacacaacatgtagcattacaaatagatgatcttgatcatgttaggcagctcacaagatctaaacaatgatagcacaagcggagaagacaaccatctagctacgctatggacccatagtccaaggatgaactactcacgcatcaatccggaggcgggcatgatgatgtagagcccctccggtgatgattcccctctccggcagggtgccggaggcgatctcctgaatcccccgagatgggattcgcgacggcggcgtctctggaaggttttccgtatcgtggctctcggtacagggggtttcgcgacgaaggctatttgtaggcggaagggtaggtcaaagggcgtcacgaggggcccacacaacagggccgtgcggccagggcccaggccgcgccgccctggtgtggcgccacctcgtggccccacttcgtctccctttcggtcttctggaagcttcgtgtaaaa contains the following coding sequences:
- the LOC124684840 gene encoding protein DETOXIFICATION 16-like encodes the protein MEKPSVDEPLLVTAGAEKANENAAAAEAKRLLRLAGPLVLSSILQFALPLVSVMFVGHLGELPLAGASLATSIANVTGFSLLVGMAGALETLCGQAFGARQYHLLGVYQQRAMVVLALACVPIVVLWANTRHILLLLGQDPTIAAQAGAYARWLIPSLVPYVPLACHVRFLQTQSIVLPVMASSAVTALTHVLVCWALVHGAGMGSKGAALSGAVSYSVNLAVLALYTRLSGACDRTWTGFSMEAFKGLRQFAELAFPSAMMLCLEWWSFEFLVLLSGLLPNPKLETSVLSICINTSDLLYMVPFGLCTAISTRVSNELGAGSPQAAKMATKIVICMAMSEGLVVVVTMILLRKVWGYMYSNEEEVVTYMARMIPVQAVSFFIDGLHNSLTGVLTGCGEQKIGARVNLAAFYLAGIPLSVVLAFVLHLNGMGLWLGIMCGSLTKLLLLTWIVVSINWEKAAIKAKDAVLGSSLPVA